DNA from Triticum aestivum cultivar Chinese Spring chromosome 7D, IWGSC CS RefSeq v2.1, whole genome shotgun sequence:
CAACGCCGTCCCACCGAATGCGGCGGACCAGGCGCCAGAAGGTCATCGTCAGCGCGTCGAAGTCCCAAAGAATGGGACCGAGGGTCCGCAGGAAGTCGACGCcaaggatgaagtcgaagcagcccaagtcgatGCCCGCACAAGTGATGGAGAAGTGTTCCCCGCCGATGGTGATGGGTACGTCCCGTGCGAGGCCATGGCACCGGAGGCGATCGCCGTTGGCCACCGTGACCCGAAGTTGCTCCCCGCCTGTCGGCTGAAGCGCTAAGCGACGCATGGTAGCCTCGGGCAGGAAGTTATGGGTGGAGCCTGTATCCACCAAGGCCACCAAGCGCTCGCCGTGGATCGTCACCGGTGAGAGCATGGTCCGCTCGTCACGGATCCCGGTGAGCGCGTGGAGAGAGACCACGAGCGCCGTCGCCGGGGCAGCCGCGGGTGCGCCCTCAGCCGCCGCTGGGGGTGGTAGTGCCGCGGCCTCATCGGCCAAAGCGTCCTCCTCGGTGAAATCGACcgtctccaagtagaagaggcgCGGGCACACATGGGTCGGCGTATAGGGCTCGTCACAGTTATGGCAGAGGCCCTGGCGTCGCCGCTCCATCTGCTCCGCCGGAGAGAGACGCCGAAAGGGGCGCGTCGAGGCCGAGGTAGTGGGTGCCGGTGTGGCCGGGGGCGGCCGGCCTGGTGCATGTGGCGGGCGGCTGGTCTGCCGGCCTCCTCGGGCCGGGGTAGCTGGCAGCATGGCCTGGGCGCGAGCCTCAAAGGCCCGGGCGtaatacatggccgtctggagatccTGAGGGCCGCGAAGCTCCACGTCGACGCGAATGTGATCCGGAAGGCCACCAACAAAGAGGTCGGCACGCTGTTGCGCCGTCACGCCCGACGCATGGCACGCCaaggcctggaagcggtcggcgaagtcctgcaccGTAGACGTGAAAGGAAGGCGGCCGAGCTCCGACAGGCGGCTCCCGCGAACCGGGGGCCCAAAGCggaggaggcagagctcgcggaagcgctcccaagtAGGCATGgcaccctcgtcctgctcgagagcGTAGTACCACGTCTGTGACGCGCCGCGGAGGTGATAAGAGGCAAGCCAGGTCCGCTCCGAAGCAAGTGTGCGTTGCTCGCGGAAGAACtggtcgcactggttgagccagttgaggggatcctccgtgccgtcataagtggcgaagtcgatcttggcgaaTCGCGGCGGTGCCTGGGAGGGAACACCGTGTCGAGCTGGCTCGGAGGTGCGGAGCAGCGAGGCGGGTGGCGCCTGGTCGGAGTACTCAGGGTAGGGACCGGCGGAACCCGATGGCCCCCCGAACTGCGGGAACGGGGTCGGCTGTCCGGGGGCCGTGGTGTAGACCGGCGAAGGCGAAGACCCAGTCGCCCACGCTGGAAGTGGCGACGGGGAAGGCGGGAACCGGACCTGATGAAGCGGAAGGCCGGTCGGCGGGGGTGCCCCCGAGCTAGGCAGGGGCGACGCCGGTGGTTGTAGTGTCGGTGGCGGGGAGTGGGCGGGGGCGTCGGTGGCCGCGGGGGAGGGTGGCTGCAGGTACCATAGAGGGCCCGCGGCCGGCGTGGTCCCGCCGGGGTGTCCCGCCTGGAACTGCATCTGCTGGATCAGCCAGGGGCCCGATGACGGCGTCGGCCCCGAGGGCCAGAGGGGCGCCGCGGCAGCCGGAGGGCCGCCCGGTGAAGCCGCCTGGAACGGCAGCATCAGAGGGGCACCGAACGGGGAGCCGCTCTGGGCCGGCCACGGCGGGTGGCCGTAGGCGGTAGCGGGCGCCGTCGGCAGGTGCATGTAGGGCCCGGCCGCGTACTGCTGCTGCTGCAGGTGGAGGCCctggacggcggtgacgaggtcccGCAGGGTAGCCGTGACCTGCTCCGGTGTGAAGACAGCGGACGGCGGTGGCGCAGAGGGCACCGGGGATGGCGGCGCGGCCGGGGCCGCCGTGGAGCCGAGGCCCGCCAGCGCGGTTGTCCCGGCGGCGGACGTTATCGGCGCGGTGAGGGGCGGCGCCATCGTCATCGGCACGGTGAGGGGCGGCGCCGTCGTCATCGGCGCGGTGGAGCCGCTGGAAagcgccggcggtggtggtggcagcgaCATGATCGGAACTTGGTCTCTGATTACCAAATTGGTAcgactagggttcctaccggctctACTCCTCAGGTTATAAGGGCAGAACAGCGGAGGTTGGGGGCGAGGGCGCGTGCTCCGGCGTGTCGGCGCCGTCGCGAGGcaagaggagggcggcggcggctagggttccggctcctctgggagccgggcaatagggatagaaaatatctttattgcttgattccgaaagagtcttacagcctatatttataacctagataacttgcataataattaacctaagataacttgtgggccaagcccctaactaCTGCCCAGTGGGCCTCCTCCGGTTATATGCTAAACCGGCCATAACATGTCCACAACTACTATTTGCTTCAACATTGATTTTCTCCAAGTGGACCCTGTCGGGAAGTTCCTGTAGAACAATTTTTCCCTCGCCCATGGAACAATGACAAGGAGGGTGTTTTTATTGCTCTCCATATCGCAATATGTAGTAAATTTTATTTCTATACATACTTTTCGGCATTCTGCTTCCATACAGAGTAAAAGTGGGGAGATATCATCTAAACAATAGTAGAGCAAAGAGATTTACTTGCAAATTCGTGTTCAGTGGCTCAGTGTACATCCCTCCTGATGCAACTGTAATGACACGAGCATCAGATGCTGCtttttccaacagtggcatcactAGCTCTGTTAAAGTGTATGTTGCTGCCACATTCACAGCAAAATTGAGCTCCAACCTATTGATAAAAACGAAAACATCACACCTTTTTCAGTTGAAGTTAGCATGATAAATGCAGGATGCCTAGGAGTTATATGAGGCCAGAGCAATTTGAAAATAACCAGGGAAACAAGTAAATAAGTACGATGATACAAAGTATTACATACCCTTCCGGTGTAGTCGTACGCTTGTGCTCTAGTAAGCCAGCATTGTTAACCTACAAGACAATCTGTTTTATTTGCCTGTTCTGTCCAGTATCTAATGTAATTCTAGAGGAAACTTTGATGTTTTATCTCATTATAATTGGGAAAAAAAAGATGCTGCAGCCAGAGAAAAGAAACacaaaatgcaaaaaataaaataaaaatgaagcaGCAAAGCTTACAAGGACATGAAGTGGCTTCTCCAATGAAGAGAATTTTGTGGCAAACGACTTGACTTCGTTAATTGATGAAAGGTCACATATCTGCCACATCATAATAATTGAAGTACTAGCCGGTCAAAAAATGATGAAAACAATTGAAGTGCTACTAGTTTGCCCATAATTACCATAGACTATCAATAAGAACTGAATATTGCAGGAAAAAACAATGCTAAAGCACCATACCTCCAGATGAACATTCATATTGCCAGTTTTGGATCTTATTTCATTCAGAGCAGTCTCTCCCCTTTCTTTGTTACGGCAAAGCATATAAACAGTGGCGCCACTAGCAGAACAAAAGGAACAAAGGTGTTTATGGCGTGTGGTAAAAACAGTTCAATCGCAGAGCGAATTATCAAAGTGGAAAAAAGAGGAATAGTTTCATACTGAGAAGCCAAGCCCTGAGCTGTAGCATAACCTAGGCCAGAATTTGCTCCAGTTACCAGGCAATTTTTCCCATCCAACCGGATCTGCATATCCTCTTCTCTAAATTTCTTGGCGTGTTCCCTGAGTAATTAAAGCCTCATTAGCTTGAACATGAGCATGGTAGCATAACTGCATCGAGGGAATACGATCCTAAATCGAATCAAAATGCTGTAAACAGCTCCCCCTCTCGTTTTCACGAAGTCAAAAATAGTTTGATCACACTAAACCAAAAGGGTTCAGCAGCTCAAAAGGGCGAATAAATCGCATCCCCGATTTCTGTGCTAAATTCAACACGACGAGCGCCAGTTCTGACACGAAAGGGGAAATTATACAACTGCAGCGAGAGGGAATTGGGCTTACACGAAGCCGGATTTGGTGAACTGGGTGAAGCCATAGAGCCCGAACGCCGCCGTCCTCCATGCCTGCGCGCGCCACCAGCAAAATccgcaagaaaaagaaaagaaaattatgCACATATAATCCTTGCGCTAGTTTACTGGCGGATTAATGGTAGTAGAAGACTAGCAATTAGAAACCCCATTACCTTCTGGATGAACATgtttttcctcctctctctctcgcgcgcgctctctctctctctctctcctcccccgcGGTCTTCTTCCTCTGGCGCGCGTGCGGAGACGAAATGTTGCTTCGCCTCGGGGCCAAGCGGTTCGTTCTTTCTTCCGGAGCAGGGAGGCGCCCCGCTGGCCGATTCTCCGCCGCGGGAGATGGAACCACTGCTCTCCGTCTCCGGCACGGTGCCGGGAAAACCCTATACGACGCTTGGTGCGTCAAGTTGTCGCGCAAACCCACAGACCGACCGACGCGAGCGACTAAATGGACCGGCCCGTTGCGCGTTTCACTGATCCTGGTTTTCAGAAACTTCTACAAGGTTCTCAACCGGTCCAGGTCtggtttttctttttcctttttcctgctgTTTATTTATGGTTTTCTTCGGATTTTCAttacttttttattttttacttttccttttactttttctTGATTTTTCATATCTGCTTCTTTTTtgggtttcttttttcttttcgtttctttttcaatt
Protein-coding regions in this window:
- the LOC123168614 gene encoding dehydrogenase/reductase SDR family member 12 → MFIQKAWRTAAFGLYGFTQFTKSGFVEHAKKFREEDMQIRLDGKNCLVTGANSGLGYATAQGLASHGATVYMLCRNKERGETALNEIRSKTGNMNVHLEICDLSSINEVKSFATKFSSLEKPLHVLVNNAGLLEHKRTTTPEGLELNFAVNVAATYTLTELVMPLLEKAASDARVITVASGGMYTEPLNTNLQYSESEFDGTKQYARNKRVQVALTEWWAEKYSNKGVGFYSMHPGWADTPGVSKSLPVLSEKLSGNLRSNEEGADTVVWLGLQPKEKLVPGTFYFDRAEAQKHLKFAGTAASHEKIGSIVDSIRSICNLPANP